In a single window of the Proteiniborus ethanoligenes genome:
- a CDS encoding segregation and condensation protein A, which produces MEYKVVLEAFEGPLDLLMHLIEKEKVDIYDIPIAKIADQYIEYIKDIQSVDLDMASEFLVMAATLLEIKSKMLLPVSNAENEKEEIEEGDPREELVMRLLEYKKYKLAAENLKLKGDIQSKIFFKQKEELDEFMVQDSFELEEIDFRELLLAYSNIINRYLEDSSENELTEIEREELTIDECMNDLILIIKSKKEVKFNELFSENMTRTRIVVMFLSILELMKIKAIKVFQENNFSDILIKIKESKEKN; this is translated from the coding sequence ATGGAGTACAAAGTTGTATTAGAAGCTTTTGAAGGACCTTTAGATTTACTTATGCACTTAATAGAAAAAGAAAAAGTGGATATATATGACATTCCAATAGCTAAAATAGCTGACCAATATATAGAATATATAAAAGATATTCAAAGTGTTGATTTAGATATGGCTAGTGAGTTTTTAGTTATGGCTGCTACATTACTAGAGATAAAGTCAAAAATGCTTTTACCTGTATCTAATGCTGAAAATGAAAAAGAAGAAATAGAAGAAGGAGATCCGAGAGAAGAACTAGTAATGAGGCTTTTGGAATACAAAAAGTATAAATTAGCAGCAGAAAATTTAAAGTTAAAGGGCGATATTCAAAGTAAAATATTTTTTAAACAAAAAGAAGAGCTAGATGAATTTATGGTACAGGATTCCTTTGAATTAGAAGAAATTGATTTTAGGGAGCTATTATTAGCATATTCAAATATAATAAATAGATATTTAGAAGATTCAAGTGAAAACGAATTAACCGAAATTGAAAGAGAAGAATTGACTATAGACGAATGTATGAATGACTTAATCCTTATTATTAAAAGTAAGAAAGAGGTTAAATTTAACGAACTTTTTTCTGAGAACATGACTAGGACAAGAATAGTTGTAATGTTTTTGTCTATTCTAGAATTAATGAAAATTAAAGCTATAAAGGTTTTTCAAGAGAATAATTTTAGTGATATATTAATTAAGATTAAAGAATCTAAAGAAAAAAATTAG
- the scpB gene encoding SMC-Scp complex subunit ScpB: MDMKEIKSIIEALLFTWGDPLSIEDISEVLGLDKKSLKIILNEMIDDFNFNRRGIQIINTNNTYQLSTRAEHFEWIKKLCAPRINKTLSNAALETLSIIAYKQPITKAEIEIIRGVKCDRALSTLMEKKLVVEVGRLEKPGKPIIYGTTDEFLRFFGLSSLEHLPSLDEDYIIQIEDLDNTK; this comes from the coding sequence ATGGATATGAAAGAAATCAAATCTATTATTGAAGCATTGCTTTTTACTTGGGGAGATCCTCTTTCTATTGAGGATATTTCTGAAGTTTTAGGGTTGGACAAAAAATCTCTAAAAATTATACTAAATGAAATGATAGATGATTTTAACTTTAATAGAAGGGGTATTCAAATAATTAATACTAACAACACTTATCAGTTAAGCACAAGAGCTGAACATTTTGAATGGATAAAAAAATTATGTGCCCCTAGAATCAACAAAACATTATCGAATGCTGCTCTTGAAACTTTATCTATTATTGCATACAAACAACCAATAACAAAGGCGGAAATAGAGATAATAAGGGGAGTCAAATGCGATAGAGCCTTAAGCACTTTAATGGAAAAAAAATTAGTTGTTGAAGTAGGCAGATTAGAAAAGCCTGGTAAACCAATTATTTATGGTACTACAGATGAATTTCTAAGATTCTTTGGATTATCATCACTTGAACATTTACCTTCATTAGATGAGGATTATATTATACAAATAGAAGATTTAGATAACACAAAATAA
- a CDS encoding DUF2953 domain-containing protein — MFRIQFKLLMGLVKFNYEIPYMDLLLKYGKNSNKAEVSKSKITDIFNIQDSEGILGKIVRYDTAIIETSKYILKKAHITTFRWWYNIGLGEVALTGFSCGVAWTLVSILLIPFIRNNNIDEISININPIFNESILEIDIFCIIKFKIAHIIIAGFKCLKECIKGGVFNDRTSNSRINENNYGKH, encoded by the coding sequence ATGTTTAGAATTCAATTTAAATTATTGATGGGATTAGTAAAGTTTAACTATGAGATTCCATACATGGATTTGCTTTTGAAATATGGAAAAAACTCTAATAAGGCTGAAGTAAGCAAGAGTAAAATTACAGACATTTTTAACATTCAAGACTCTGAAGGAATACTAGGCAAAATTGTTAGATATGACACTGCTATTATTGAGACTTCTAAATATATTCTTAAAAAAGCACATATAACTACATTTAGGTGGTGGTATAATATAGGCTTAGGCGAAGTAGCATTAACTGGATTTTCCTGTGGAGTAGCATGGACTTTAGTAAGTATATTATTAATCCCTTTTATAAGAAATAATAATATAGATGAAATAAGCATAAACATTAATCCTATATTTAATGAAAGCATATTAGAAATAGATATTTTTTGTATAATTAAGTTTAAAATTGCTCATATTATTATTGCAGGCTTTAAATGCTTAAAAGAATGTATTAAAGGTGGTGTATTTAATGACAGAACATCCAATTCAAGGATTAATGAAAACAACTATGGAAAGCATTAA
- the ytfJ gene encoding GerW family sporulation protein: MTEHPIQGLMKTTMESIKEMVDVNTIVGEPVESSDGQVIIPISKVSFGFASGGTEFNGKSKGNKGEGMTASDNSLPFGGGTGAGVSIMPVAFIVVGNGSMKLLPVDQNANMLNSIIDTIPKIATGIQNKLKSKESNVKNENSCDNN, encoded by the coding sequence ATGACAGAACATCCAATTCAAGGATTAATGAAAACAACTATGGAAAGCATTAAAGAAATGGTAGATGTAAATACAATAGTTGGAGAACCAGTTGAATCCTCTGACGGACAAGTAATAATTCCAATTTCAAAAGTATCTTTTGGATTTGCATCTGGTGGAACAGAATTTAATGGAAAAAGCAAAGGGAATAAAGGTGAAGGTATGACAGCTTCAGATAATAGTTTACCTTTTGGTGGTGGAACTGGTGCTGGAGTATCAATAATGCCGGTTGCTTTTATAGTAGTTGGAAATGGTAGTATGAAACTTTTACCAGTTGATCAAAATGCTAATATGCTAAATAGCATTATAGATACTATACCTAAGATTGCAACTGGGATTCAAAACAAATTGAAGAGTAAAGAATCTAATGTGAAAAATGAAAATAGCTGTGATAACAATTAG
- a CDS encoding D-alanyl-D-alanine carboxypeptidase family protein produces MDKYSRFKIASILFIMVALILTTGFTYPSPSADSAILIDSVTGRVMYSLNPNLKKPMASTTKIMTALLAIEHGDLNSKVKVKKSSVGIEGSSIYLMENEEVLLKDMIYGLMLRSGNDAAVAIAEHISGSVDEFVKLMNKRAKEIGANNTNFVNPHGLHHQDHYSTAYDLAIITREGMKQDFFREVSKTKLWVADRDINQYFYNKNDVLWEYKGGDGVKIGYTKASGRCLVASATRDEMQLISVVINDGNWFNDCYEMLNYGFENFKPALLLSKGQFLKEIQIINGDKEKYNALYDSDLIIPLKEGEKDKIKILVNLPDTIPAPVEKCKKLGNILVFLEGKLLYTKEIESSVDIKNKNVNLSIIDFLYKIFK; encoded by the coding sequence TTGGATAAATATTCAAGATTTAAAATAGCTTCGATACTATTTATAATGGTAGCGCTTATCCTAACAACTGGATTTACATATCCATCTCCAAGTGCAGATAGTGCTATACTAATTGACTCTGTAACAGGAAGAGTAATGTATTCCTTGAATCCAAATCTTAAAAAACCAATGGCAAGTACAACTAAGATTATGACTGCACTATTAGCAATTGAGCATGGAGATTTAAATTCAAAGGTAAAGGTTAAAAAAAGTTCAGTAGGAATTGAAGGTTCAAGTATTTATCTTATGGAAAATGAAGAAGTATTATTAAAAGATATGATTTATGGATTAATGCTTAGATCAGGTAATGATGCAGCAGTAGCCATTGCAGAACACATCTCTGGCTCAGTAGATGAATTTGTAAAGCTGATGAATAAAAGAGCTAAAGAGATTGGAGCTAATAATACTAACTTTGTTAATCCTCATGGCTTGCATCATCAAGACCATTATTCAACAGCATATGACTTAGCAATAATTACTAGAGAAGGGATGAAACAAGATTTTTTTCGTGAAGTATCAAAGACAAAACTTTGGGTTGCAGATAGGGATATTAATCAATACTTTTATAATAAAAATGATGTCCTATGGGAATACAAAGGAGGAGATGGAGTAAAGATTGGGTACACAAAAGCTTCAGGTAGATGCTTAGTTGCTAGTGCAACTAGAGATGAGATGCAGCTAATTTCTGTAGTAATAAATGATGGAAACTGGTTTAATGACTGCTATGAGATGCTCAATTATGGATTTGAGAATTTTAAACCAGCATTATTATTAAGCAAAGGACAATTTTTAAAAGAAATACAGATAATAAATGGAGATAAAGAAAAGTATAATGCTTTATACGATAGTGATTTGATAATTCCACTTAAAGAAGGTGAAAAGGATAAAATAAAGATTCTAGTTAATCTACCCGATACAATACCAGCACCCGTAGAAAAATGTAAAAAGCTAGGTAACATTCTAGTATTTCTTGAAGGAAAACTATTGTACACTAAGGAAATTGAATCGAGTGTAGATATAAAAAATAAAAATGTTAATCTAAGTATAATAGACTTTTTATATAAAATTTTTAAATAG
- a CDS encoding sulfide/dihydroorotate dehydrogenase-like FAD/NAD-binding protein: MHRRLECIDAGSEYCPCYLAETKNCITCSQLQGKEFCDCNWTGTCILQELTMNRNKVKKQRDYYNGGIEEFDKIGQDSFLLKLKVTKTLARQLKEPGSYVFIRDNNLPQYFDTPMSVMKSDELNGTITIVFKAVGTKTNQLKNIKDNVLIKGPYWNGVLGLSYIKKVKGENCLVLARGISQAPSLLSLEKLVKNNNHVTLILDKGSVGEIFINDYIKSMSIEIFEEDLMSEKGSVLVKHILTNKNISLIFSAGSDLLHMKIIKLIDELDIKPYLAVTNNTEICCGEGICGGCTTRLKNEGRVKPCKTQIDARKIIERRVLID, translated from the coding sequence ATGCATAGAAGACTAGAATGCATTGACGCAGGTAGTGAGTATTGCCCTTGCTATCTTGCTGAAACAAAAAATTGTATAACTTGTTCTCAACTTCAAGGTAAAGAATTTTGTGATTGCAATTGGACCGGAACATGCATATTACAAGAGCTTACTATGAATAGAAACAAAGTAAAAAAACAAAGGGATTATTATAATGGAGGTATTGAAGAGTTTGATAAAATTGGGCAGGATAGCTTTTTACTAAAATTGAAAGTAACCAAAACACTTGCTAGACAGCTTAAAGAGCCAGGTTCATATGTGTTTATAAGAGATAATAATTTGCCACAATACTTTGATACACCAATGTCAGTAATGAAATCCGATGAATTAAATGGAACAATAACCATAGTATTTAAGGCTGTGGGTACTAAGACTAACCAATTAAAGAATATCAAGGACAATGTCTTAATAAAAGGTCCTTATTGGAATGGCGTACTCGGACTAAGCTACATTAAAAAAGTTAAAGGCGAAAATTGCTTAGTTCTAGCTCGAGGTATATCTCAAGCACCTTCTTTACTTTCATTAGAGAAATTAGTAAAGAATAATAATCATGTAACCTTAATACTTGACAAAGGAAGTGTAGGGGAAATATTTATTAATGATTATATAAAAAGCATGAGCATAGAAATATTTGAAGAAGATTTGATGAGTGAAAAGGGGAGTGTTTTGGTAAAGCACATATTAACAAACAAGAATATTAGTCTGATTTTTAGCGCAGGTTCTGATTTGCTTCATATGAAGATCATAAAATTAATAGATGAATTAGATATAAAACCATATTTAGCAGTTACAAATAACACCGAGATATGTTGTGGAGAAGGGATTTGTGGTGGTTGTACAACAAGATTAAAGAATGAAGGCAGGGTTAAACCTTGTAAAACTCAAATAGATGCAAGAAAAATTATTGAAAGGAGGGTACTAATTGACTAA